In Babesia bovis T2Bo chromosome 3, whole genome shotgun sequence, the genomic window GAGTAaaggggattccaccactGGTGGCAGTGTATCTCTAGCATAACATGGATTACCCAGTACCGGTGGATTCCGTAGGAGTAATTCAGCATTCTGCTATAACAACCAGATCACCACCATGGTACTacctggtggaatcccacagaatagtatgcgcgccactgtaacggatactgtcgcgccgaaggcgccccttctacacgggcgcgctcagtatatataggattccaccctgaTAGTCACACCTCAGTGCCTCAGCACTATTgtgagtactactgagtactcctaaaggcactgacaatggcccCTGCAAgcactttcacgccgaaggcgtcccTGACAGAGGCAcctaccaacctgaaggaggccattgattgggtcctcagggtaactggtagggatggtaaagaGAACAAAGATGGTACGTTACCATAGACACATAGATTGTATGCGCGCCCTTGAAGATAGTACCTGACACTGTccattacagtggcgcgcccagTACTATTGTACTCACCCctgtacagaatgtatatgtggcctggcggcggcagtgactgacctactgcagtcagtagaactggagtaccatggtaagtacccagtactagagtagtactatctagtaccactactggtatacagtacctcatggtgtcctataggctatcaaggtgaagGCGCTGACCCAAAGAAAGGCGCCACTGAACACCAAGTCACAGACCACCTCCATGGACTattctccctagtccagggactaggtggtactgtagtggtacggacctatatagaccagctggcacaggtactcagtgcactcgttgggtggagtaggatAGATAAGTGTAGTATTGGCAGCTGTGATCACGGCAAAAAAGGCAGTACATGTCAGTATCTACAGGATAAAACGCCGGAGAACAAGTGTGGAGcgtgtgggtgtatgaaatggaatgtGGACGAGGCGGACCAAGAGGAGaaaggacaccacctagGCAGGGGTTGTCAGaggtgtagtgatagtggtggtagtgaaCACAATTGTAGctgtagtggtggtggtagtgacTGTACTGCTGAGACTTGTAAATGCGCTTTAGCTGGCAAgtgctgcaagtgttgttgtaaggatAAGTGTGGGAAGTGTAGTGATAAGTGTAGCTGTGTTGAAGAGGAAGAAAAGTATAAATCGGCATACACAAAGACATTAAAAACATTAAGTTGGGTCGAAAAGGTTGTCAAAAATGAACCACCCACGTGGGAACATTTGACGGAAGCGTCTACTGGAACCACTACCGATGGCACAGCCAGTCACCGTCGCCACAGATGTGCCCGTATcctcctagggtcagtctgtctcatttggagtggacttacttatatgtattggaccGGGAAGTACGCCGAAAGTAGCCCCcggtggaacaaccacatcGTTGATGgcagtggtctagatgatggtacactgTCACAATGgttacaggccctagggttcCCAAGggatatgttgaataatAGTGGGCCACAGAATAGACTTGACaaggtcatatgggatgggtttaAGGAAAAGTTttatttgggattcccggaTACTAGTCAGTGGAATGATGTCCATGGCAGGGATCAAGATGGTAATACATTCAGGGATCCATCTAGTATGAATTTCGcgggatatatacataccttaGAGAAGGGTGCATTTGGTGATAGTGTCTTTAAGGCAGATGGCAGTGTCCCTGACCAGAATAAGCTCGGTCCGCTCTATAAGCTCTACATACTATCGTGTGCCTACTTTACTGGATTACAGAAAAAGACTAGTGAGAGTGCTACTAAAAGCACCGCTAATAATCCTAAGACCATCAGGGaaatcctctactggcttagtgcattgccatatagtGAGGCATATAAGGGACTATTGGATCACTGTAACAGTGCACTAGAGAAGGCATCTCCTACAGATAAGAAGCTTTTGTTCTACCAAGAAAACCGTTGGGCTCCCATTACCGttcatgaatacaacctctttgcccacttccaagcagtgactcagtactgtccactggtcctcataggtatccagggtggaataCACAGTTCTAAAAGCACTGACAACACCAAGGAACCTGCCATTCATGCCCTGTATGCTAACACAGAGTGTTCCTTCACatatcccactgtgtccatccaagcatacaaccaggtggtgcactacattagggctctattctatcaactctatttccttaggaagcaatgtgccgTGAAAGTGACTTGtggaggcaaatggcgtgaatgtaggtatggtCAGGGGGTAGTCTCTAAGGGGgtaattagctggatgtgcctggggtgtgaccccatggaacatgataggaaaaagAGGGTGGGGGAGATGGGGAACAAACTCAACAAACTACCATTAGGATCGAATGGCAGTGATGCAAAGAAGATCAAGGATGTACTGGAGGCTATAGGtcaggtagtggtacaattgggtaatgcccaggaggcattggaagggaagaagaCGGAGGCGATCAATGCGGTGAAGACGGCACTAGGGACGGCTAAGACGGAACTAGAGAAGGCTAGGACGGAACTAGATACGGCGGTCAAGCAGGTGAAGAGTGGGCTGACTGGGAAAGAATTAACGAAGGCTAAGGAAGCACTAGAGAAGCTGACAGGTAATGGTGGTAAGGGAGATCTTCTAGGGGATGTAGTGGGACATAGTGGACTAGGGAAGGTCGACAGTGGTGAATATGATCCCGGTAAGAACAAGATAAGTGCTGCTATCAAGGGAGTACGTGATGCATTGGAGGCATTAAAAGAAGAACTAAAAGATGATAAATCACCGCTATATGGCACATTACCGGGATGGGTCGCGACATCATTTCATCAAGCTACAGAGCAGATAAAGGATATATGCacctctcccaagtgccaccaatgtgacctACACTCCAAGAAGTGTGGCCGACCATCAAATCTCACTGTCTGTCAGACCTGCCTCcaacccactaccactggtgtcccctcccccctccaggcattcctcgaggatagGCTACCAGGGTTTAGTTGTAATAATATACCTGAAGGGGACAACCCAGAATACCCACCTGCTGCAGATCACTtaggacactgtaatggctcaggtcagtgctgccccttgccaatgggttttagaaaTCAATTCCACAAGGGAAGCAGCAGAGATTGTACCGGcaaacgcctttatggGATCCtatacttctttagtaacgagaacatgatgcagtcgtgtgtttatacattggtgagggtcacagcagccctcagtgccaccacaccacaggtattgggtgacgtctttgggttctttaggggtggtgtaggaaatCCAGTAGTGAAAGAAGGAGAGGACAGCAAGAAGTGTGATCACATTACAGATCCTAAAGACTCAAATAACAGTAAGGaatacttttgcggctggtgtgcctctgggttaaggGAAgaggtaaagaagatagagtggataccattTGACACTAAACCAGGTGgacaatacatggacaaaGTCGGTAAAGCGCTAAGAGACATTAAGGGCGAGAAGGGCAGTACCAGTACCCCGTATTCCAGTGCTGCTCCACAATCCAGTAATACTTCCCTCTCACGACTCACtaagaactgccagtacctctcccccctaaccggtgaactctacaccgcagtgagtgccactttcggtggaacatacctctcatgggtactatatctatcagatgccCTGGAAGGGGGTCTAAAGTCACTGTCAGAGGCATTCCTGCaaattgaatgccggggctgtaagggacaatgtgaccccaataagtgcaggAAGGGAGAACACGGTAGCACTACAGGGAGCGCCGGACTATGTCagtgccaatcaatcgtatcatgtaccggggtactaccggtgttgtatagacatgggtTTAGctatggtaacccattcaatctggaggggtaccagcaGAGTGGTAAGGAGAAgggagattatagtatagatGACAAGGGCGGGAAGAAGCGTTGTGACGATTTCTTAAGCAGTCTTCAGGCAGTGATTGACAAGAACAAGCAGGACCCCTCTCAGGACCAGGACACTAAAGAACACCCCCTGAGCAATCTCCTCTCACAGGTCGGCAAACTGCAgtacgacatacggctcccctggatctttgttctcacaCTAGCCTGGttagtagcggtactgtacctagcatttggtgccatatggccactggactggacacatatgaggtcgcattggttacggggtggagcacaccagtgggaagcaatgtggtataaggtaATGACGGggcgcaaaggaatggaactggtggagtattttggtagacAGAGAGtgtaaataatatatattgtgcAATAGTGTACCGACGATGTTGGCGAGAGGGTAGTGACACTGTCATTGTGAATCCATCAAATGTCCAAATAATTATTAGCATATGTTTATTAGAAAAGTGGTGATTGTTAGGAGCATTCTAAAAAGTGTGGCGATTACAACTATTTCGAAATTGAATAAAGTATATGATGAATAAATGGCATAACACAATAAAGTTCAGTGCCATAACAATATTGGCCATAAAATATCATCTCAGTACAGGAACATCATTGTcaaaatatattgattATCTATATGAAGTATTAAGTCACAATTAGCTAACATTGTAAAAAATCATTTTGTAGTACATTTATTACAACAAATTCGATCTGCCATGAACAAAGAACATATAGTGATTTTTGATTTTAGAATCATTAATTTTTAACAATGGAATGTTAAAAAAAACAACGTAATTTATTAAAAAAAAGATTGATAATTTTTATTACTAACATTAGTATGTACCCATAATTTATTTTGCTGTTTAAAAGTAAATACTTCATTTCAGTATTAACGCAAAAAAATGTGGTTTGTATGTTCATATTTAAGTTAACAACGATGGCTAATTAaccaaaaataaaaaaatCAACgtacatatattcaaaggttatatgtaaaataatgtaacataACAGCCATTACTTAAATTTCATACCTTGTATAGGATTTAATGGTAAATTTGAAAAATACACAAAGTAGAATGTAGGTTGTGATTTTAGATGACTATTTGaattataacatattatTATTTTCATATACAAGGACATTACATACAgatatttttgtattttagAATATTATTATCAGTAAAGCTACCATAAATTATTGTTAATTTAAATTAATGCGTTGCAGATTCAACATTATATGTCGTATAAtaataacaataaaaaaaaacatatttatattaattTGTCTGAAAAATAATAAGATAGTTGTCTAATTAAAAAATCAATTAATCTATTCTGCGGTGTTACTCCACAGATGTTACTTAATACTCTTATGTATATAGCAACAATAATTCGAAGTAATATAATTGTAGATGTGCATATATCGTCAATGTAAAACAATGGTCAGTTAACACATACACATGAAAAATTGATAAAGtcaaaataaaataaataagaAACAATTCATACATATTGTTCATACAAAATGTTGATTAattgatgttgttatatttatacattTTTTGTCAGTTAAATTTAGTTCGATAgcttatatgtataaaatattaattgatttaaaataaa contains:
- a CDS encoding variant erythrocyte surface antigen-1 alpha subunit, whose product is MAPASTFTPKASLTEAPTNLKEAIDWVLRVTGRDGKENKDECICGLAAAVTDLLQSVELEYHGYQGEGADPKKGATEHQVTDHLHGLFSLVQGLGGTVVVRTYIDQLAQVLSALVGWSRIDKCSIGSCDHGKKGSTCQYLQDKTPENKCGACGCMKWNVDEADQEEKGHHLGRGCQRCSDSGGSEHNCSCSGGGSDCTAETCKCALAGKCCKCCCKDKCGKCSDKCSCVEEEEKYKSAYTKTLKTLSWVEKVVKNEPPTWEHLTEASTGTTTDGTASHRRHRCARILLGSVCLIWSGLTYMYWTGKYAESSPRWNNHIVDGSGLDDGTLSQWLQALGFPRDMLNNSGPQNRLDKVIWDGFKEKFYLGFPDTSQWNDVHGRDQDGNTFRDPSSMNFAGYIHTLEKGAFGDSVFKADGSVPDQNKLGPLYKLYILSCAYFTGLQKKTSESATKSTANNPKTIREILYWLSALPYSEAYKGLLDHCNSALEKASPTDKKLLFYQENRWAPITVHEYNLFAHFQAVTQYCPLVLIGIQGGIHSSKSTDNTKEPAIHALYANTECSFTYPTVSIQAYNQVVHYIRALFYQLYFLRKQCAVKVTCGGKWRECRYGQGVVSKGVISWMCLGCDPMEHDRKKRVGEMGNKLNKLPLGSNGSDAKKIKDVLEAIGQVVVQLGNAQEALEGKKTEAINAVKTALGTAKTELEKARTELDTAVKQVKSGLTGKELTKAKEALEKLTGNGGKGDLLGDVVGHSGLGKVDSGEYDPGKNKISAAIKGVRDALEALKEELKDDKSPLYGTLPGWVATSFHQATEQIKDICTSPKCHQCDLHSKKCGRPSNLTVCQTCLQPTTTGVPSPLQAFLEDRLPGFSCNNIPEGDNPEYPPAADHLGHCNGSGQCCPLPMGFRNQFHKGSSRDCTGKRLYGILYFFSNENMMQSCVYTLVRVTAALSATTPQVLGDVFGFFRGGVGNPVVKEGEDSKKCDHITDPKDSNNSKEYFCGWCASGLREEVKKIEWIPFDTKPGGQYMDKVGKALRDIKGEKGSTSTPYSSAAPQSSNTSLSRLTKNCQYLSPLTGELYTAVSATFGGTYLSWVLYLSDALEGGLKSLSEAFLQIECRGCKGQCDPNKCRKGEHGSTTGSAGLCQCQSIVSCTGVLPVLYRHGFSYGNPFNLEGYQQSGKEKGDYSIDDKGGKKRCDDFLSSLQAVIDKNKQDPSQDQDTKEHPLSNLLSQVGKLQYDIRLPWIFVLTLAWLVAVLYLAFGAIWPLDWTHMRSHWLRGGAHQWEAMWYKVMTGRKGMELVEYFGRQRV